The following are encoded in a window of Magnolia sinica isolate HGM2019 chromosome 11, MsV1, whole genome shotgun sequence genomic DNA:
- the LOC131218182 gene encoding uncharacterized protein LOC131218182 — protein sequence MELRINLILRLSSSLPLVSLSPSLLSPFRTISSLALQIRSEDREKKSDRMGRGVSSGGGQSSLGYLFGSGEAPKPSPNHAEPAQNPPPPPAAAAVAATTNIGSAQKPAAAQPVDNAKQIPAGIHGNPANNYFRADGQNSGNFITVCEYIRDDYAIFFDQLCTSQFTPTAYWSCNLDVLHGCEGADILARKVIFACPYNYL from the exons ATGGAACTTCGTATAAATCTCATTTTGCGCCTTTCTTCATCTCTACCCCTcgtctctctctccccctccctcctTTCTCCTTTTCGGACGATTTCCTCTCTAGCTCTCCAGATCCGATCCGAAGACCGAG AAAAGAAGTCTGATAGAATGGGTCGTGGAGTCAGCAGTGGAGGGGGCCAGAGTTCTTTGGGCTACCTTTTTGGGAGTGGTGAGGCTCCCAAGCCATCTCCAAATCACGCCGAGCCTGCTCAGaatccaccaccaccaccagcagcGGCAGCAGTAGCTGCAACAACAAATATTGGGTCTGCCCAGAAACCGGCTGCAGCTCAACCAGTTGACAACGCCAAACAGATTCCAGCAGGTATCCATGGGAACCCTGCTAACAACTACTTCCGGGCAGACGGGCAGAACAGTGGCAATTTCATAACGGTATGTGAATATATTCGTGATGACTACGCTATTTTTTTTGATCAATTATGCACTTCACAGTTCACACCAACTGCCTACTGGTCATGTAACTTGGATGTGTTACATGGATGTGAGGGAGCTGACATCCTGGCTCGTAAAGTCATATTTGCATGTCCGTACAATTACTTGTAA
- the LOC131219388 gene encoding protein SPIRAL1-like 2, producing the protein MGRGVSSGGGQSSLGYLFGSGEAPKPSPNHAEPAQNPPPPAAAAAVAATTNIGSAQKPAAAQPVDNAKQIPAGIHGNPANNYFRADGQNSGNFITERPSTKVHAAPGGGSSLGYLFGNGVN; encoded by the exons ATGGGTCGTGGAGTCAGCAGTGGAGGGGGCCAGAGTTCTTTGGGCTACCTTTTTGGGAGTGGTGAGGCTCCCAAGCCATCTCCAAATCACGCCGAGCCTGCTCAGAATccaccaccaccagcagcagcagcagcagtagcagcaacaaCAAATATTGGGTCTGCCCAGAAACCGGCTGCAGCTCAACCAGTTGACAACGCCAAACAGATTCCAGCAGGTATCCATGGGAACCCTGCTAACAACTACTTCCGGGCAGACGGGCAGAACAGTGGCAATTTCATAACG GAGCGGCCTTCAACCAAGGTTCATGCTGCCCCTGGTGGCGGTTCTTCCCTTGGCTACCTCTTTGGCAATGGTGTTAACTGA